A genomic segment from Spongiibacter sp. IMCC21906 encodes:
- a CDS encoding circularly permuted type 2 ATP-grasp protein — MQKTATQSQSGGSNSMPLDRFNYTPKHNQYDEVVDKQGAIREHWHYPMQVLRSMGPEALLERQRTAKRILRDDGASYSPGDQLNISHTWNLDLLPLILSSQEWEVIENALRERAELLNLILDDIYGERNLLKHRIIPPAALYGHRGFMRACDGIRVPGEHQLIFHASDLVRDNNGEWLVIGDRTQAPSGTGYSLENRTVLRRVMPSLFRDAHVHRLSNFFLAWRRKMAELSQSKDSPLVVYLTEGAFKENSFEDAYLANYLGYPLVQSRDLTVRKGSVWLKSLDGLRRVDVVLRRVDDAYTDPLVARQDLSLGVPGLLEVARSGGVVIANPVGSGVLENPVLAKYMPAIAQHFLGRELRLNSVQTWWCGDPADLAYVKAHFNELLIRPTFRLPGKHSLFVSDLPPEKRQELLNHVLAKPNDYVAQAAVTPSQTPVLSGASFSSRPLVLRGFTVASGNSYNVMPGGLTRVGSSEDTLHIVSQFAGASKDTWILESEPEVQDAQPDDFMARQKMDRSFSLPSRVIENLYWFGRYAERAESGLRLVRTAFEELNSIEPLRENMRRSLLRAVTHLTASYPGFTAKNADFSAPEQELLDLVANRARQGSIAHCLESILHSAGGVKELLSNDMLRLINDVRDGMEYLNSNLASSLQAAPEELLDPLITTLLALSGLSQESMVRSRAWRFMEIGRRIERAQRTVELLRHTLVAGADGHGVPLLKPVLASLESRIVYKRYYRVGYRLDKGLELLIFDPENPRSVLFQLEALKGHLEDVTGPTRGVQVGDDMRCVIRAINSLLLSSLTELSKLDTESGHFLQLDIFLKTLDEDLKAAARCLADRYFEHASGPQPIEMSGRGLQ, encoded by the coding sequence ATGCAAAAAACGGCGACTCAATCCCAATCTGGCGGTTCCAATTCTATGCCTTTAGACCGCTTTAACTACACGCCCAAACATAACCAGTACGATGAGGTTGTCGATAAGCAGGGCGCGATTCGGGAGCATTGGCATTACCCCATGCAGGTTTTACGCAGCATGGGACCCGAAGCCTTGCTTGAGCGTCAGCGCACTGCAAAACGCATTCTTCGAGATGATGGCGCCAGTTACAGCCCTGGCGATCAGCTTAATATCAGTCACACTTGGAACCTGGACCTGCTGCCGCTGATCCTGTCCAGTCAAGAGTGGGAAGTGATAGAAAACGCCCTGAGAGAACGGGCAGAGTTGCTCAACCTGATTCTCGATGATATTTACGGCGAGCGAAATCTACTCAAACATCGAATTATCCCTCCTGCCGCGTTATACGGGCATCGGGGCTTTATGCGAGCCTGTGACGGTATTCGCGTGCCCGGCGAACATCAGCTGATTTTTCATGCCTCCGACCTAGTGCGGGATAACAACGGCGAGTGGCTGGTGATTGGCGATCGTACTCAAGCGCCTTCAGGAACAGGGTATTCACTTGAAAACCGCACCGTGTTGCGGCGGGTAATGCCCAGTTTGTTCCGGGATGCGCATGTGCATCGTCTGTCTAACTTCTTTCTGGCTTGGCGCCGGAAAATGGCCGAACTCAGCCAATCGAAAGATTCGCCCTTGGTGGTTTATCTGACCGAAGGTGCGTTTAAAGAAAACTCCTTTGAAGATGCCTATCTGGCTAACTATCTTGGTTACCCGTTGGTGCAATCCCGAGATCTCACCGTTCGCAAAGGCAGTGTGTGGTTAAAGTCGCTGGACGGCTTGCGCCGGGTCGATGTGGTCTTGCGGCGGGTGGATGATGCTTATACCGATCCTCTAGTGGCGCGCCAGGATCTGTCTCTGGGGGTGCCTGGCTTATTGGAAGTGGCTCGCAGCGGCGGAGTGGTCATTGCCAACCCAGTGGGGAGTGGCGTACTGGAAAATCCGGTATTAGCGAAATATATGCCCGCTATCGCCCAGCACTTTTTAGGGCGAGAGCTGCGGCTGAACTCGGTACAAACCTGGTGGTGTGGCGACCCGGCCGATTTGGCATATGTAAAAGCGCATTTTAATGAACTGTTAATACGACCGACATTCCGTTTGCCGGGTAAGCACAGTCTTTTTGTCAGTGATTTGCCGCCAGAAAAGCGCCAAGAGCTGTTAAATCACGTTTTGGCCAAACCCAATGATTACGTTGCTCAAGCTGCGGTGACGCCCTCTCAGACGCCGGTTCTCAGTGGCGCCTCGTTTAGTAGTCGCCCTTTGGTCCTGCGAGGTTTTACGGTTGCCAGTGGCAACTCCTATAACGTGATGCCCGGCGGCCTGACCCGTGTGGGCAGTAGCGAAGATACCTTGCATATTGTCAGTCAGTTTGCTGGCGCCAGCAAAGATACGTGGATACTCGAATCCGAGCCAGAGGTGCAAGACGCCCAGCCTGATGACTTTATGGCTCGGCAAAAAATGGATCGCAGCTTTAGCTTGCCTAGCCGGGTTATTGAAAACCTGTATTGGTTTGGTCGTTATGCGGAACGGGCGGAGTCGGGTTTGCGCCTGGTGCGCACCGCGTTTGAAGAACTCAATAGCATTGAGCCCTTACGTGAGAATATGCGCCGATCATTGTTGCGAGCGGTCACCCATTTGACTGCCAGCTACCCCGGTTTTACTGCCAAAAATGCGGATTTTTCCGCCCCTGAGCAAGAGCTTTTAGATTTGGTGGCAAACCGTGCCCGCCAGGGTAGTATCGCCCATTGCCTAGAATCCATACTGCATTCTGCAGGTGGCGTAAAAGAGCTGTTGTCCAATGATATGCTGCGGCTGATAAACGATGTCAGAGACGGCATGGAATATCTGAATAGCAATTTGGCCTCTAGCTTACAAGCGGCACCAGAAGAGCTATTAGATCCCTTGATTACCACCTTGCTGGCCTTGTCGGGTTTAAGCCAAGAAAGCATGGTGCGCAGCCGAGCTTGGCGGTTTATGGAAATTGGTCGGCGTATTGAGCGCGCCCAACGCACCGTGGAATTGCTGCGCCACACCTTGGTTGCCGGGGCCGACGGTCACGGGGTGCCACTGCTCAAACCGGTTTTGGCCAGCTTGGAATCGAGGATTGTGTATAAGCGCTATTATCGGGTGGGTTATCGTTTGGATAAGGGCTTGGAATTGCTTATCTTCGACCCCGAGAACCCCCGCTCGGTACTGTTCCAGTTAGAAGCATTAAAAGGCCACCTTGAAGATGTAACCGGGCCAACTCGTGGCGTGCAGGTGGGTGATGATATGCGCTGTGTTATTCGAGCCATTAATAGCTTGCTGCTGTCTTCTTTAACCGAGCTGTCTAAGCTGGATACCGAAAGCGGTCATTTCCTGCAGCTCGATATCTTTCTGAAAACCTTGGATGAAGACCTCAAGGCCGCAGCTCGTTGTCTGGCAGATCGCTATTTTGAGCACGCGTCTGGTCCCCAGCCTATCGAGATGAGTGGCAGGGGCTTGCAATGA
- a CDS encoding circularly permuted type 2 ATP-grasp protein, whose amino-acid sequence MISEKGNPRAASRSVVSALSKLSDEELESRRVAADRTVRDMGVSFTVYMDGSNIDRAWPFDLIPRVIGEAEWKRTEEGLKQRVKALNMFINDVYHDQQIFKDGVVPEDLLKDSKNFRPECVGINPPRGVWAHICGCDLVKDIDGKFYVLEDNLRVPSGVAYMLENREISKRVLPELFESIDILPVDDYPEKLFSMLASVSPRKVRQPEIVILTPGIFNSAYFEHAFLAQQLGVELVEGSDLLVADDDCVYMRTISGLERVDVIYRRIDDLFLDPEAFNPDSILGCAGLMRAWKAGNVALVNAPGAGVADDKVVYAYVPKMIEYYLGEKAILPNVETYLCDDPEQLEYVLANIEKLVVKPANESGGYGMLVGPHATEKEHNAFRKLVKENPRNYIAQPTLQLSTTPVITGPGQVEPRHLDLRPFVLQGKTTTVTTGGLTRVALTKGSLVVNSSQGGGSKDTWIVAQGGKKS is encoded by the coding sequence ATGATTTCTGAGAAAGGCAATCCTCGAGCCGCCAGCCGCAGTGTTGTGAGTGCGTTATCCAAACTGAGTGATGAAGAGTTAGAAAGCCGGCGGGTGGCTGCAGATCGAACCGTGCGGGATATGGGTGTTAGCTTTACCGTGTATATGGATGGCAGCAATATTGATCGGGCTTGGCCTTTCGACCTTATTCCCCGGGTGATTGGTGAGGCTGAATGGAAGCGCACCGAAGAAGGCTTAAAACAGCGCGTTAAAGCGCTGAATATGTTTATCAACGATGTTTATCACGACCAGCAAATATTTAAAGATGGCGTGGTTCCCGAAGATCTACTCAAAGATTCTAAAAACTTTCGCCCGGAATGTGTGGGTATTAATCCCCCAAGAGGGGTGTGGGCGCATATCTGCGGCTGCGATTTGGTGAAAGACATCGATGGCAAATTTTATGTGCTGGAAGACAATTTACGCGTGCCCTCGGGCGTGGCTTATATGCTGGAAAATAGGGAAATCAGCAAGCGGGTGTTGCCTGAGCTGTTCGAAAGCATCGATATTTTACCTGTAGATGATTACCCCGAAAAACTCTTTAGCATGCTGGCGTCGGTTTCTCCCCGCAAAGTACGTCAGCCAGAGATTGTTATTTTAACCCCCGGAATTTTTAACTCCGCGTATTTTGAGCATGCCTTTTTGGCCCAGCAGTTAGGGGTGGAATTGGTGGAAGGCAGCGATTTGCTTGTGGCTGACGACGACTGCGTTTATATGCGTACCATCTCGGGTCTTGAGCGGGTAGATGTGATTTACCGACGCATCGACGATTTGTTTCTCGACCCTGAGGCATTTAACCCCGACTCCATTCTTGGTTGTGCCGGGTTAATGCGGGCGTGGAAGGCGGGCAATGTTGCGCTGGTGAATGCACCGGGAGCGGGGGTGGCCGATGACAAGGTAGTCTATGCCTACGTGCCCAAAATGATTGAATATTATTTGGGCGAGAAAGCGATATTGCCCAATGTGGAAACCTATCTTTGCGATGATCCCGAGCAGCTGGAGTATGTCCTGGCAAATATTGAAAAGCTGGTGGTTAAACCCGCCAATGAATCCGGTGGATACGGCATGTTGGTGGGCCCCCACGCTACGGAAAAAGAGCATAATGCCTTTCGTAAATTGGTGAAAGAAAACCCCCGCAATTACATTGCCCAGCCGACGTTGCAGCTTTCGACCACCCCGGTCATTACTGGGCCGGGCCAAGTTGAGCCTCGGCATTTAGATCTGCGCCCCTTTGTCCTGCAAGGTAAAACTACTACCGTGACCACCGGCGGTTTAACCCGAGTGGCTTTAACAAAAGGGTCTTTGGTGGTGAACTCCTCGCAAGGGGGAGGCAGTAAAGATACGTGGATAGTGGCTCAGGGAGGTAAAAAATCATGA
- a CDS encoding transglutaminase family protein: MRYRISHTTKYNYADQVSQGYNIAYLIPRDCRGQRVIYSNISIDPIPATRIRREDYYGNVVCHFSVEKPHRSLEVTVESEIEVAPSESRLLSSGITCGEVLAALNSGQSQDDIEASEFCFDSPMLSGSQEIGDYARDLFLPENAFVEAVTALNSRIYKDFQYDPSFSTVATPLADVMKNRRGVCQDFAHLAIAVLRSLGYASRYVSGYLETLPPPGQVKLQGADASHAWFSVFVPGDDWLDFDPTNDIIPADQHVTTGWGRDYSDVTPLKGIVFGGGSNQKLSVAVDVERVS, encoded by the coding sequence ATGAGATATCGCATCAGTCACACCACTAAATATAACTACGCCGATCAAGTGAGCCAGGGCTATAACATCGCCTATTTGATTCCTAGAGATTGTCGTGGTCAGCGGGTGATTTATAGCAATATCAGTATTGATCCTATCCCGGCGACACGAATCCGCCGAGAGGATTATTACGGCAATGTGGTGTGCCATTTTTCGGTAGAAAAGCCCCATCGGAGCCTTGAGGTGACGGTAGAAAGTGAAATAGAAGTCGCTCCCTCTGAATCCAGATTGCTTAGCAGCGGTATTACCTGTGGCGAGGTGCTGGCAGCTTTAAATAGCGGTCAGTCCCAAGATGATATAGAAGCGTCGGAGTTTTGTTTTGACTCGCCGATGTTGAGTGGCAGCCAGGAAATTGGCGATTATGCTCGGGATCTGTTTTTGCCAGAGAATGCTTTTGTTGAGGCGGTGACGGCGCTCAATAGCCGTATTTATAAGGATTTTCAGTACGACCCCAGTTTTTCTACCGTGGCCACGCCGTTGGCGGATGTTATGAAAAACCGACGGGGTGTTTGTCAGGACTTTGCTCATCTTGCTATAGCTGTGCTGCGAAGCCTTGGCTACGCAAGCCGGTATGTGAGCGGTTATCTGGAGACCCTGCCGCCACCGGGGCAGGTGAAGCTGCAAGGTGCCGATGCCTCCCATGCGTGGTTTTCTGTTTTTGTGCCGGGTGATGACTGGTTAGATTTTGATCCGACGAATGACATTATTCCGGCAGATCAGCATGTCACCACTGGCTGGGGTCGAGATTATTCAGATGTGACCCCGCTCAAGGGCATCGTGTTTGGCGGCGGCAGCAATCAAAAACTGTCTGTGGCAGTTGATGTGGAAAGAGTGTCCTAA
- the pyk gene encoding pyruvate kinase produces MRRTKIVATVGPACDSPELLAEMVRAGVNVFRLNFSHGTGDEHKARAALIREIAAKQERYVGILGDLQGPKIRLRKLAEDPIRLQPGLELVLDTRLADGEGDATHIGVDYEPLARSVAAGDILLLDDGRLRLLVDRVEGEEVFCISESAGNLHSRKGINRLGGGLSAPALTEKDMVDIDLAAELGLDFIAVSFPSSAEDIRDARAKLQQAGCFAHIIGKIERAEAVANDEHLDDLIRACDGVMVARGDLGVEIGDASLIGLQKHIIKRSRVLNRPVITATQMMESMIQNPVPTRAEVFDVANAVLDGTDAVMLSAETASGQYPVETVIAMARNCEGAELYPSARKSSYRLERQFESVEETLAMSAVYAANHQKGVKAIVSLTETGRTVLLMSRLTSGIPIYAFSRNRETCTRVSLYRGVYALPTDSADASIDDCVTALKARSEVSCGDLILVTMGDTVGVDGHTNTLKMLRLS; encoded by the coding sequence ATGCGTCGAACCAAAATCGTAGCTACGGTAGGCCCCGCCTGTGATTCTCCTGAGTTGTTGGCCGAGATGGTCCGCGCAGGCGTGAATGTTTTTCGTCTGAATTTTTCTCATGGTACCGGTGATGAGCATAAAGCCCGGGCGGCATTGATTCGCGAAATTGCGGCGAAGCAAGAACGCTATGTGGGTATTTTGGGTGATCTGCAAGGTCCCAAAATCCGGTTACGCAAGTTGGCTGAGGACCCCATTCGTTTACAACCGGGTCTGGAGTTGGTGCTGGATACCCGCCTGGCCGATGGCGAGGGTGATGCAACGCATATTGGTGTTGATTATGAGCCGCTCGCCCGCTCTGTTGCGGCTGGGGATATTTTACTGCTGGATGATGGTCGCCTGCGATTGTTAGTAGATCGTGTGGAAGGAGAAGAGGTGTTTTGTATCTCTGAAAGCGCCGGTAATTTGCATTCCCGTAAGGGCATCAACCGACTGGGTGGTGGCCTCTCGGCACCGGCGCTGACGGAAAAAGACATGGTGGACATTGATCTTGCTGCCGAGTTGGGGCTGGATTTTATCGCGGTGTCCTTTCCCAGCAGCGCTGAAGATATTCGTGATGCCAGAGCTAAACTGCAACAGGCTGGCTGTTTTGCCCATATTATTGGCAAAATTGAGCGGGCTGAAGCCGTCGCTAATGACGAGCATTTAGATGATTTGATTCGCGCCTGCGATGGGGTGATGGTGGCTCGCGGTGACTTGGGCGTCGAAATTGGCGATGCCAGTTTGATTGGTTTGCAAAAGCATATTATCAAACGCTCGCGGGTGTTAAATCGCCCAGTGATTACCGCGACGCAGATGATGGAGTCGATGATTCAGAACCCGGTTCCGACCCGGGCAGAAGTGTTTGATGTCGCCAATGCTGTTCTGGATGGTACTGACGCGGTGATGCTGTCAGCTGAGACCGCTTCGGGGCAGTACCCGGTGGAAACGGTTATCGCCATGGCAAGAAACTGCGAGGGTGCCGAGCTGTATCCCTCAGCGCGCAAGTCCAGTTATCGATTGGAACGACAGTTTGAGTCGGTGGAAGAAACCCTGGCGATGAGCGCCGTCTATGCTGCTAATCATCAAAAAGGCGTTAAGGCGATTGTGTCGCTCACGGAAACGGGGCGCACGGTGTTATTGATGTCGCGCTTAACCTCGGGTATTCCTATCTATGCCTTTAGTCGCAACCGGGAAACCTGCACGCGAGTCAGTTTGTATCGCGGAGTATATGCGTTGCCAACAGATAGCGCCGATGCGTCTATCGATGATTGCGTAACGGCCTTGAAGGCCCGCAGTGAAGTAAGTTGTGGTGATTTGATTCTGGTGACCATGGGCGACACGGTAGGAGTCGATGGCCACACCAATACCTTAAAAATGCTTCGGCTCAGTTAG
- a CDS encoding AEC family transporter: MFSIVTPLLPVILPVMLCAGLGIVWARTNQPFDQEFVRRLVMWVGAPALIVGTFATVDVSLEQLRISAQATLLLLFLSLLIAAVICLVFRFPARDFLVPLVFGNYGNMGLPLCLFAFGEPGLAIGLGIFVVTTLAHFSIGVAILNGPGAIGAVTRSPIVYAGVFAGLMVICAWQLPKAAINTLDILGGVTVPLMLITLGVSLSSLRPGGVAKALLLACLRLAVGLGAGLLTVHLLDLQGLMRKVILLQSATPAAVFNYLLALQYRRQPDAVAGMVLWSTLLSFFTIPLLLYFIGL; the protein is encoded by the coding sequence GTGTTCTCCATTGTAACCCCTTTACTGCCGGTTATTTTACCTGTGATGCTGTGTGCCGGCCTGGGGATCGTTTGGGCGCGGACAAATCAACCCTTCGATCAAGAGTTTGTACGTCGCTTGGTCATGTGGGTGGGTGCGCCTGCATTGATTGTGGGTACCTTCGCCACGGTGGATGTTTCACTGGAGCAGTTGCGTATTTCGGCTCAGGCAACCCTACTACTGCTGTTTTTATCACTGTTGATTGCGGCGGTTATTTGCCTGGTGTTTCGTTTTCCTGCGCGGGATTTTTTGGTGCCGCTGGTATTTGGCAACTACGGCAATATGGGCTTACCACTGTGCTTATTTGCTTTTGGTGAGCCGGGTTTGGCTATTGGACTGGGGATTTTTGTTGTTACTACGCTGGCGCATTTTTCCATTGGTGTGGCAATACTGAATGGGCCTGGAGCAATCGGTGCAGTGACCCGCTCACCGATTGTCTATGCTGGTGTGTTTGCGGGATTGATGGTGATATGCGCCTGGCAGTTGCCCAAGGCGGCGATAAACACCTTGGATATTCTGGGCGGGGTGACAGTGCCGTTAATGCTAATTACGCTGGGTGTGTCGCTGAGTAGTTTGCGTCCGGGTGGTGTGGCTAAGGCTCTTCTTTTAGCCTGTTTGCGGCTGGCAGTAGGACTGGGAGCAGGGTTGTTGACCGTACATTTGCTGGATTTGCAGGGCTTGATGAGAAAAGTGATTTTGCTGCAATCGGCAACACCCGCAGCAGTGTTTAATTACTTGCTGGCGTTGCAGTACCGGCGTCAGCCCGATGCGGTGGCGGGAATGGTATTGTGGTCAACGCTACTGAGCTTTTTTACCATTCCCTTATTGTTGTATTTCATTGGCCTTTGA
- a CDS encoding DUF3806 domain-containing protein, protein MRLLYLSLILLLTPLAQAAEPLRVDPITPLDQRFMDNATAELNSLAQIKTGRSFSGERERDLELLQLMLDRNLVDGDDTKLMQAMGIVMAQHLQKAHNLKWVIYVDNVGRSRALEVPFKEDFIFPVTQISSRAAVGADINVQAIYDKLEKEVAQIRKKIIVH, encoded by the coding sequence ATGCGTCTACTGTATTTGAGCCTGATTTTACTATTGACTCCTTTGGCCCAGGCCGCAGAGCCGTTACGGGTCGACCCAATAACGCCCTTAGACCAACGATTTATGGACAATGCCACCGCCGAACTGAACAGCTTAGCTCAAATTAAGACAGGGCGTAGCTTCAGTGGTGAGCGGGAGCGAGACCTGGAGCTATTGCAACTGATGTTAGACCGCAACCTGGTAGATGGCGACGACACCAAGCTCATGCAGGCGATGGGCATCGTGATGGCCCAACATTTACAAAAAGCCCACAATCTTAAGTGGGTTATCTACGTCGACAATGTCGGGCGTAGCCGGGCATTGGAAGTGCCGTTTAAAGAAGATTTTATTTTCCCAGTGACGCAAATCTCCAGTCGTGCTGCCGTCGGCGCCGACATTAATGTGCAAGCCATCTACGATAAGCTAGAAAAGGAAGTCGCCCAAATTCGTAAAAAAATTATTGTTCATTAA
- the dapA gene encoding 4-hydroxy-tetrahydrodipicolinate synthase, translating to MVRGSIVALVSPMHPDGSIDWAALSRLIDWHVEQGTDGLVAVGTTGESATLGMDEHKMFIKACVDQAAGRLKVIAGTGANSTSEAIELTEVAKEVCADACLLVTPYYNKPTQEGLYRHYMAIADAVDIPQILYNVPGRTACDMSNATTIRLAEHDNIIAIKDATGDVARGKELIDAVGSKLDVLSGDDATAMELMLVGGKGNISVTANVAPAGMKALCVAAMTGDRAAAEAANRPLQALNKKLFLESNPIPVKWALLEMGMMEEGIRLPLTPLSEQHYAEVRAALKEAGLIN from the coding sequence ATGGTTAGGGGCAGTATAGTTGCCTTAGTTAGTCCGATGCACCCTGATGGCAGTATTGATTGGGCTGCATTGTCGCGCCTGATCGACTGGCATGTCGAGCAGGGAACCGATGGGCTAGTGGCAGTGGGCACCACAGGTGAGTCAGCAACGTTGGGTATGGATGAGCACAAAATGTTCATTAAGGCCTGTGTTGATCAGGCTGCAGGTCGCCTAAAGGTGATTGCGGGTACCGGTGCGAACTCCACTAGTGAGGCCATTGAGCTGACCGAAGTGGCTAAAGAAGTCTGCGCAGATGCCTGTTTGCTGGTAACGCCTTATTATAACAAGCCTACCCAAGAGGGTTTGTATCGGCATTACATGGCCATTGCTGATGCGGTAGACATCCCGCAGATACTTTATAATGTACCGGGCCGAACAGCCTGCGATATGAGCAATGCCACCACGATCCGCTTGGCAGAGCACGACAATATCATCGCGATTAAAGACGCGACTGGGGACGTGGCGCGGGGCAAAGAGCTTATAGACGCGGTTGGCAGCAAGCTCGATGTGCTGTCGGGTGACGATGCGACGGCCATGGAGTTAATGTTGGTGGGCGGTAAGGGTAATATCTCCGTTACGGCCAACGTCGCCCCGGCAGGAATGAAAGCACTTTGTGTTGCCGCTATGACCGGTGACCGGGCAGCCGCTGAAGCGGCTAACAGGCCATTGCAAGCATTGAACAAAAAACTCTTTCTTGAATCCAACCCGATTCCAGTCAAGTGGGCTCTACTTGAAATGGGTATGATGGAAGAGGGGATTCGCCTGCCCTTAACACCCCTCAGTGAACAGCATTACGCTGAGGTTCGAGCTGCACTTAAAGAAGCAGGATTAATAAATTAA
- a CDS encoding alpha-E domain-containing protein produces MMLSRVAERVYWFARYLERVESMARLINVYTSLLFDLPKDTGISWHNLVVASGSHQEYERRFSVKDEKRVIKFLLEDTSNLSSLTSSLTMVRENIRTTRDILPAECWELVNEFQIFVNENMQQGINRRHRNEFLGDIIKTCQQINGLISDTMRRDDAWHFLVLGRSLETADMTLRTLEAGSRMSVDCFEHDSVHVTDAVWSSVLGTLNAIMPFRRTMKVSLNGEDSARFLLEDTLFPRAVAACLLDMRSSAGVLPGGMPVGKFLDQLIKKVEKGDHYDDVFEGLPAHLDELQRSLGGLNNVINDTWFTPS; encoded by the coding sequence ATGATGTTATCTCGAGTTGCTGAGCGGGTTTACTGGTTTGCCCGGTATTTAGAGCGGGTTGAGAGCATGGCTAGGCTGATTAATGTCTATACCTCGCTGTTGTTTGATTTACCCAAAGATACCGGCATCAGCTGGCATAATTTGGTGGTTGCCAGTGGGAGTCACCAGGAGTATGAGCGACGGTTTTCGGTAAAAGATGAGAAGCGCGTTATTAAATTTTTACTGGAAGATACCAGTAATTTGTCGTCATTAACGTCATCACTGACCATGGTGCGGGAAAATATTCGTACCACACGGGATATTTTGCCCGCTGAATGTTGGGAGCTGGTGAATGAGTTTCAGATTTTTGTTAACGAGAATATGCAGCAGGGCATCAACCGCCGCCACCGTAATGAATTTCTCGGCGATATCATCAAAACCTGCCAGCAAATTAATGGTTTGATCTCTGACACCATGCGCCGAGACGATGCTTGGCATTTTCTGGTGTTGGGGCGCAGTTTGGAAACCGCAGATATGACCCTGCGAACGCTGGAAGCTGGCTCAAGAATGTCGGTCGATTGTTTTGAGCATGACAGCGTTCACGTCACCGATGCGGTTTGGAGCAGTGTGCTGGGCACCCTCAATGCGATTATGCCCTTCCGTCGGACCATGAAAGTGTCGTTGAACGGCGAGGATTCTGCTCGATTCTTGTTAGAAGACACCTTGTTTCCCCGGGCTGTTGCGGCATGCTTATTGGATATGCGTAGCTCTGCAGGCGTCCTGCCGGGCGGAATGCCGGTGGGCAAATTCTTGGATCAGTTGATCAAAAAGGTTGAAAAGGGTGACCATTACGACGATGTTTTTGAGGGTTTGCCCGCCCATCTGGATGAATTGCAACGGAGTTTAGGGGGGCTGAATAATGTCATCAATGACACCTGGTTTACGCCCAGCTGA
- a CDS encoding SDR family NAD(P)-dependent oxidoreductase — MSVLDKKVALVTGGGQGVGAGIALALAAEGAAVAVLGRNLPSLEATCAEIHRRGGRAEAFVCDVMELEDIESAVQEVVDEFGGIDILINNAQILPLGDILELSEDEYHLGMDSGPLATFRFLKACYPFLRGEGAVVNVASSAAVKADSAGYGAYAAAKEAIRALSRAAACEWGVDNIRVNCIMPLANSPAMASWVESGEDEVADFLETVPLGRVGDCEEDIGRVVVFLCSADSAYITGHTIPVDGGQALLR, encoded by the coding sequence ATGTCAGTTTTAGACAAAAAGGTCGCACTCGTTACCGGCGGCGGGCAAGGCGTTGGGGCGGGTATTGCGTTGGCCTTGGCGGCGGAAGGTGCAGCGGTTGCAGTATTGGGTCGAAACCTGCCGAGCTTGGAAGCGACCTGCGCTGAAATTCATCGCCGAGGTGGCCGGGCGGAAGCCTTTGTGTGTGACGTGATGGAGCTTGAGGATATTGAATCAGCGGTGCAAGAGGTTGTTGATGAGTTTGGCGGCATCGATATCCTGATCAACAATGCTCAAATCCTGCCCTTGGGCGATATTCTGGAACTCAGTGAAGACGAGTATCACCTGGGGATGGATTCCGGTCCCTTGGCCACCTTTCGTTTTCTTAAAGCCTGTTACCCTTTTTTACGCGGGGAAGGTGCTGTGGTCAATGTAGCCAGCTCTGCTGCAGTTAAAGCCGATTCTGCTGGTTATGGTGCTTACGCTGCGGCTAAAGAAGCGATTCGAGCGTTAAGCCGGGCAGCAGCTTGCGAATGGGGTGTCGATAATATCCGAGTGAACTGCATCATGCCTTTGGCTAATTCACCGGCTATGGCCAGCTGGGTAGAAAGCGGTGAAGACGAGGTCGCTGACTTTCTGGAAACCGTCCCATTGGGGCGCGTAGGTGATTGCGAAGAAGATATTGGCCGGGTGGTGGTGTTTTTGTGCAGTGCCGATTCGGCTTATATCACTGGTCACACCATACCGGTCGATGGCGGTCAGGCCTTATTGCGGTAA